The Candidatus Roseilinea sp. sequence CATGGGGGTCGTTGTGAATGTTGGCCTCGGCCGCGGGTGAGACGTTGCCCGGCGTCGCCACGCTCCCGCCCATGATGACGACGTTGCGCGCCGCCTGCGCAATGCGCGGCTCCAACTGTAGCGCCAACCCGACGTTGGTCAGCGGACCGACGGCGACGAGGGTGATCTCGCCCGGCCGAGCCATCACCGTCTCGACGATGAACTGAGCAGCCGGCATGTCGAGCGGCTTTTGGTCGGGGTTGTGCACAGCCGTCCAGCCGATGTTCCCCATGGCGTCGTCGCCGTGCACGAGTTCGCCGGTCTGGCCGCGCGGCCGCACCATGGGGCGATCGGCGCCTTTGGCGACGGGGATGTCGGGACGGCCGGCCAGGTTGAGCAGGTTGAGCGCATTGCGCGTGGTCGCCTCGACGTGCGAATTGCCGAAGACGGTCGTCACGCCGACGACTTCGATCTCCGGCGAAACCAGCGCCAGCAGCAGCGCCATCGCATCGTCAATGCCGGGATCGGTATCAAAAAGGATTTTGAATTTCGGTTGGGCGGTCTGGGCGTCGTTCATCAATAATCGTCACTCGTCCATCATCGCTCTGGCAATGTGAGCGGCGATGCGGGCATTGTTGATCAGCAGCGCGACATTAGCGCGCACACTGGCGCCGCCGGTCAGCTTGGCAATTTGATCGAGCATGAACGGCGTGGCGGCCGGCCCATGGATGCCGGCTTCATCGGCGCGGCGCTGCGCTTCGATGATGGCCTCCTCAGCGACCTCGCGCGGCAGCTCGGCCTCGCGCGGCACCGGCACACACACCAGCTCACCCCCCGGCAGGCCAAGCGCGCGGCGCGCCCGCACGATGCGGACGACGTCCTGGGGCGTCTCGGCGCAAATATCGGCGCGCAGCCCGCTGCGGCGCGTGTAGAAGGCCGGAATCTCGTCCGTTTGGTAGCCGATCACGGGCACGCCCAGCGTCTCCAGGTGCTCGAAGGTGAGCGGCAAGTCGAGCAACGCCTTGGCGCCGGCGCACACCACCGTCACCGGCGTGCGGCTTAGCTCGGTCAGGTCGGCGCTGACATCGAAAGGGTGGCCGCGATGCACGCCGCCGATGCCGCCGGTGGCAAACACCCCGATGCCATGCCTGGCCGCGAGGAACATCGTCGCGGCGACCGTGGTCGAGCCATCCAGCCCCAGGCCAATGACGATGCCGAGATCGCGCACGCTGCACTTGCGCGCATCCCTCGACTTCGCCAACGCCTCGATCTCGTCGTCGCTGAGGCCGATCTTGACCTGGCCGTTGAGCACCGCGATGGTGGCCGGCTGCGCGCCGGCGTCGCGCACGGCTTTCTCGATCTCCTGGGCGACCTGCAAGTTGCGCGGGTAGGCGAAGCCATGCGTGATCAATGTGGATTCGAGGGCGACGATCGGTTGCGCCACTGCAGGGCACATTGTAGCGGCAAGCGCGGGCGGGGCGCCTGGCGTTTTACGGCAGGCCGGCCAGGTAGGCGAGCACTTCGGCTTTGCTCACCACATCGCCATATTTCGAGTTGATGTCGAACAGGTTGGCTTCGTGCGGCTCAGGCCGGCGGTCGCCCACGCACTCGCGCGGCACCATCACGCGAAAGCCATACTGCATGCCATCCACCGCTGTGGCGCGCACGCAGCCGCTGGTGCTGCAGCCGGTCAGGATGACCGTATCCACGCCTTGGGCAGTCAGCAGCGACGCCAGCGATGTGCCGAAGAAGGCGCTGGCATACTGCTTGACGATCACCACATCCTGCGGATGCGGGGCGAGTTCCGGCACGATCTCGGCCAGCGGTTCGCCGGCCACCATTTTGCGCAACACCGGCACTTTTTGCACGAAGATCCCGCCGTCCAGCCCGTTCGGGTTGTATAGCACTTGGGTATAGACCACCAGAACGCCTTTTGCGCGCGCGGCAGCCAGCACGTCCACCGTCTGCATCACGGCGTCGCACACCGGCCCGGCAAACAAAGGGCTGCCCGGGGTGGTATAGGCGCGGATGAAATCCACAACCAGCACCGCCGGCTTTTTGCCAAAGCCCAACCGTCCGTCGAACACGCCTTTGTAGTTTTGCTGAAGACTTTCGTTCATCGCATGTGCTCCTGCGCGTTGTTGCAGCGCATCGCGAGCGCGGACGACGTCTCACGTCTGCCGCGCGCTGCGCTCACCATCAGGCGGATTCAGCGCTCCCGCTCCGCCCCCCAGAGGATGCGCACCAGCCGCTCGCGCATGGGCGCACCCAGCATGCGGTCGGCCAGCACATTGGCCGGGTCTTTCTCAACGATCGTCTTGCGCAACACATGATCGCGTTGAGCGAGGGCCGGCCGGCGCGCCTCGGCGATCGGCTGCGCCTCCTGAACCAGCGTTACCCAGGCGCGCACATAGTGCATCATCACCGGCTCGACGACGCGGCGAAAGTCGTCGAACGGCAGCAACCCGCAGATCGCGATGGGCGAAAGCGTGCTGCGCGTATAGAGGTGCACCGGGTTGAACGCCTTGTAGCGCGGATCGCGCCGCAGCGCAATCCAAGTCTCATTCATCGGCTGCAGATAGCGCTCGCAATAGTCGTAGTCCGTGCAGGCCTCCACGCGTGGAAGAAAGTCACAGTAGCAAAACACATCGGGCGCCGTGCCCAGGGCGAAGCCGAGATGAGGCACTTCTACCGATGGGTCGAGCCAGCAGGTGAGATGGATGTTGGTGAAGCCGGTCTCGGGCTTGCCGATCCACGAGCGCACGATCCAGTCCACGGGGCTGCCGTCGCCGGTGAACGTGGTCATCTCGCCGGCCACGTTCCCCTGCAAGTCGCGGATCGCGCGCACATCGGCGCAGGCGCGATCTTCTCGCAAGCGCAGGCCGGCGCGGATGATCGCCCAGGCGCGCTCGCGCACGCCCAGCAGATATTCGAACGTCGCGGTGTTGTCTGCCGGCTTGTGCGCGTCGAGCACATCGGCGAGGTGTTGCACGGTGTCAGACATGGCAAGACAGGGTGGAGCATCCGTAACGCGATGCTACGCAAATTGCAGCCGGCCGGCCACCAGGCGCGCTTGCGTTTCGCGGCTCAGCTTCCATGCGGCATAGGCAAAGGCGGCGCTGCTCAGCGTATTGATGATCTGCTCCGTCCACTGCAATGGGATGGTTTGTTCTGGAATGCGCGCGAGGCCCTGCAAGATGATGATGGCGACGACGTTGACGATGAAGAGGATGGCGACCTCGCGCTTGCCCATGCGAAAGGCTTGAACGATGCACAATGCGCTCAGGGCAAAGTTGGCCGCCGTCGTCGCGCCTAGCAAGGTGAACTTCCAAGCGCTGCCGGCCGGCGCAGCTATGCCCAGAACAGCGGCAACGGCTAGGAATACGCCGCTGATCCCCAGCGCCATCGCCGGCACATTGAAACCCAGCGGACGACCACGCATCTGCGCCTGCGCCGCCCACAAGGCGCACGCCATCAGTGTGAAGCCAGGCGCGAGCAGGACGAACAGCGCATTCGACATCCATGCGATGTCATTGCCGCTGATCGCCATGTTCAGCTTCCAGGCCGCCTTCAGCCCGCCGCCGAGCATGATCAGCCATGCGCCCGGCAACGCGACGCGACCCGCGGCCCGATTCGTCCGCGCGATCATCTCGGCGAGGAGGAACAAGCCGGCCGATGACAGCATGACGGGCATGAAGTCTTGAAGGGCAAGGGGAACCGTATATTCGTTCATCGAAAGAACCTCCGGATGGCATCTGCGACGAGCGCCGTCTGACGCTCGCAAACATACGTGCCGGCGCCTGGGATGAATTGCTTGCCGGCCTGGCGAGCCGCCGACGCCGCCGGATCCAGACAGCTCAGGAGCGCATCGAACTCGCCGGCCATTAGGTGTATCGGGCAGGTGATGCGCGGCAACTGGGCGGCGAAGTCGTGGCTGAACACGGCGCGGTAGGCGGCGGCGTATTGGTCGCTCGCTCGCAACGTGAGCGTGAACTCGCGATGCGCCAGGTCGAGTGGGACATCCGGCTCTTTGTCCAGGATGCGCCGCCACAGCGGCAACAAGTGCGAACCGTCCAACGCCGGCACGATGGGATGAATCCCGGCGGCGAAGGCGGCGCGCTGCTCGGGCGTGAGATAGGGCGGCCCAGAGAGCATGAGCTTGCGCGCGAAGTCGGGGTGGTCGTGCGCCATCTGCACGGCGATGCTGGCGCCGGTGTGATGGCCGAACAACCAGCACTCCCGCACGCCGAGGGCCTGCAACGCTTCATAGAGCGCCTCTGCGTAGAGCGCAATCGAGGGCGTCGTGGCGGGGGTGAAGGATTCGCCAAAGCCTGGCGTGTCGGGCGCCACGCACACATAGTCGTCCGCCAGCGCGGTCATCAACTTCTCGAACATCACCGACGCGCTGGCCGTCTGATGCAAGAGCACGAGCGGCAGCGATGCCGGTTGCCCTGCGTCGGGCCGGGCGGTGATGCGGTAGTGCACCTGGCCGAAGCGGGTATCGGCGTAGCCCTTGCGAATGCGCGCGTCCATCGGCTTGGCTAAATGTCATGACATTGTATCATTGTGACGAATAGGGGCAAGCGGCAGCGGCAGGCCGCCGCGCCGCGCCCGGTCACACCCATTCATCACACAGCGAGGCAAACCCATGACGGACGCACTTGGTTGGCGAAAGAAATTCGGCGTGCTCGCGCCCAGCACCAACACGATCGTCGAGCCTGATTTCTATGCGATGCGCGTGCCCGGCGTCACGGCGCACTTCTCGCGCATCCACATCCGCGATCAGAATCTGAACAGCGACGCCGCCTTCGAGAACCTGCTTGCGCAGATCCGCGTCGAGATCAATTACGCCATTGACCGGGTGATGACGTGCGAGCCGGACTACATCGTGATGGGCATGAGCGCCGAGACCTTCTGGGACGGCGTGGAGGGCAATCGCGCCTTCAAGCGGCGCGTGAGCGAGCGCGCCGGCGGCCTTGGCGTGGCGACTGGCGCCGAAGCGTGCGAAAAGGCGCTGCAATTATTCGGCGCCCGGCGCATCGGCGTCGTCACGCCTTATCAACCTATTGGCGATCAGAACGTGGTGCGCTTCTTCAACGACATCGGCTTCGAGGTCGCGCGCATCAAAGGGCTGCGCTGCCCCACGGCTGTAGCCATCGCCCACGTCACCGAAGACGAGCTGCGCCGCGCGTTGATCGAGGTGAACGGCGACGACGTGGACGCGCTGGTGCAAGTGGGCACGAACCTCAGCATGGTGAGGCTGGCCGACGAAGCCGAGCGCTGGCTGGGCAAGCCGGTCATCGCCATCAACGCGGCGACATGGTGGTTCGCCCTGCGCCAGAACGGCATCGAAGACAAAGTGTGGGGCGCCGGCCGATTGCTGAGGGAGTTTTGACGCGCGCCGCGCTTCAGACGCAGGACGCGACGCCGCCCACACGCGCGCGCATCGTGCCGCCGGCGCTACGCGCGACCGGCGGCAAAGAGCGCGTCCAATTTGCGCTCGTAAGCCTCGTAGTCGAGGATCGCGTGGAGTTCATCTTGCGTCTGCATCAGCGACAGGACGGCGGTTTGCGCACCATCGCGGCGGATTGTCTCGTACACCGCCAGCGCCGCGCGGCTGGCCGCGCGAAAGGCGCTGATCGGATACAGCACCATGTCCACGCCATGCGCCGCAAACTGCTGCGCGGTGAGCAACGGCGTCAGGCCGAATTCATTCGCGTTGGCCAGCACCGGCACGGCAGCGGCTTCCTTAAAGCGCCGATACATGGCCGGCTCGGTCATCGCCTCGGGGAAGATCATATCGGCGCCGGCTTCAACGTAAGCCGCGGCGCGCTCGATGGCCGCCGCCAGCCCCTCGATGGCCAGCGCATCGGTGCGCGCCATGATGACGAAGCCGGCGTCCGTCCGCGCATCCACAGCGGCCTTGATGCGGTCCACCATCTCGGCCTGGGACACAATCGCTTTGCCGGGCCGATGGCCGCAGCGCTTGGCTTGCACTTGATCTTCGATGTGCAAGCCGGCGGCGCCGGCCTTGATCAGCGCTTTGACCGCGCGCGCGATGTTGAAGGCGCTGCCAAAGCCGGTGTCCACATCCACCAGCAACGGCAAGTCGCAGGCGTCGGTGATGCGACGCGCATCAATCAGCACATCTTCCAGGGCGATGATGCCCAGGTCCGGCGCGCCGAGCGAACTCATGCTCACGCCAGCGCCGGAGAGATGCAAGGCGCGAAAGCCGGCGCGCCGGGCCAGCAACGCATGATAGGCCGTGCTCGCGCCGACGATTTGCAGCGGATGCTCGGCCGCCAGCGCCGCCCACAGCGGGCCTGGCTTCGGCGCGGCTGATCCATGGGTCATGGGTTCGCTCCGATCCGCTCGTCCATCATCGAGGCGCGCAGCAAAAAGGCGCGCGCCAGAGCCGGGTCGGCGGCTGCGGCGCGCAAGCGCCGGTTGCGCTCGGCGCGATAGGCCGGATCGCGCGCGTTCATGTCGCGCGAGTTCTGGTCGGAGCGCATCTGCACCAACGCCAGCGCTGCCGCGCGCCGCTCCTCGGCATACTGTGTCAGCAGCGATTCTGACGCGCCGCGCATCACCCGCGTCAGCTTATCGGCCAGGTTGTGCGCATCGTGGATGCCGCTGTTCATGCCCATGCCGCCGGTCGGATTGTTGATGTGCGCCGCATCGCCCAACAACAGCACCCGACCCACGCGGAAGGACTCGGCGATTCGGCGATGCACGCTGTAGAGCGAAGCGCCCCGCACCGGCACGTCATCGGCCGGCCATGGATCGAGCAAACGCGCCAGCCGCTCGCGAATCGCCCGGGGGTGTAGCGCATCCTCCTCGCGCTCATCTTCATGCACGCGGAAGATCACCCGCACCCCCTCGCGCTGCTGCATGAGGATCACCCACTCCACCGGGTCGAAGAGGTAAGCCACCGGCCCGACGCCGGGGAAGACGCGCCCGAAATCGTAATCGGCGGTGATGAGCAGGAAGCGGTCGGCGTAGGTCATGCCGTCGAAGCGCAGGGCAAGCTGCCGGCGCACGGTGCTATGCGCACCATCCGCAGCGCACAGATAGGCGCCGTCAAAGGCGCGCGCGCCGGACGGGGATTCAACGATGGCCCTCACATAGTCGCCGCAATCGGCGAAGGCCGTCACGCGATGGCTGAAGTGCACTGCGGCGCAGCCGGTGGCCAGCAGCGCCGGCAGCAACGTCCGCGTCAAGAGCGATTGCGGACACTGCAGGCGAAATGGGAAAGGGGTATCGCCGGCGATGTGCGCATAGTCGAACTGCGCCACCCGCTCGCGCGAGGCGCGCTCCCAGTATTGCAGGACCGTCACACGCAGGCCGAGTTCGATGAAGGCGCGCGCCACCCCCCACTCGTCGAGCATCTCCAGCGTCGGGGGGTGGAAGGTGCTGGCGCGCGCCTCGCTGCTCAGCTCAGGCTGCGCCTCGAAGACGCGCACCGACACGCCTCGCCGTGCCAACGCAAGCGCCAGCGAAAGCCCCACCGGGCCTGCGCCGACAATCAAGACTTCATCCACCATCATTCAAAAACTCATACAGCAAGCCGTGGAAGTGATGCACGCCGTTTTCGCGCTTCACGCAATAGCGCCCTGTGTCATACACCCCCACCAGCAAGTTGCGCCACACATACTCGCAGATCTCAACGTCTTCGCGCTGGATTTCATCGCTGAAGGCCATCGAATCTTGGAGGGTGTTCCACGTCTCCGGCGTGCCGGGGTCGGAGAAATACCACTCGAAGATGGTCAATGTGCGGTCGTAGCTCAGCGGCACGATGATGTTGATCTGCAACATGCCGAGATAGATGTTCAGCATGAAGTTGGGAAAGACCCAATAGTAGAAGGCTTTGTCGTCCCCTTGCAGCGCGGTATAGACGCGGCCGGCGGCGTCCTCGGCGCGCACCGGGCGGATGGGCGCATATTGCGAAGAGTAATAACGGAAGGTGTCTACGCGATACTGTGCGTAGTCCAGCTCCCGATATAGGCCGGGATGCGCCACCGGAACGTGATAGCCCTCAAGATAGTTGTCAATATAAACCTTCCAGTTGGCGTTCACGTAGTAATCGCGGCGTTCCACGCGGCGCATGCCCTCGAAGTTGAATCGCGCCGTTTCGGCGGGGATGTCGCCCAGCGTCTCCAGCAGGCTCGGGCCGTCATCGCTCATGTTGACAAAGGCGAACGGCCCCCACGTCTCGATGCGGATAGGGATCAGGCCATAGTTGCACTTGTCGAAGTCCTGCACGCCCTCGAATTCAGGGGCCGCGCGCAACGAGCCATCCAGGTCATACAGCCAGCCGTGGTAGCGGCATTGCAACGTTTTGCGGTTGCCGGCGCCCTGCGCCACCACACCGGCGCGATGCCGGCACACGTTGTAATACGCGCGCAGGTTGCCCTGCAAATCGCGTACGACCACCACCGGCACGCCCACCACGTCCACGGCCACGTAGTTGCCGGGGAAGCGCAACTGGTCGAGCGACGCGGCAAACTGCCACGTCCGCCGGAATATGCGTCGGTGTTCGAGTTCTAGCCGGGCGGGGTCGGTGTACCAGTGCGCCGGAATCGTGTGCGCGCGAGACAGGTCTGGGTTGAACGTGAAAGATTGAGCTGCCATGGCGCGATTCTCTCTCAGCGCGACGCAGCCGGCGAGCAGCCGGCCGCCAATTTGTCGTAATGTTATAACATTATCGCATGACTGCCGCCACACGCATCGCCGCGCTCCAGTTCGCCACGGGCGAAGATGTCGCGCGCAACCTGGCCACCTGCCTGCGCATGATTGACGCCGCCGCCGCGCACAAGCCCCACCTGATGGTGCTGCCGGAGTTCTGCAACCACATGGCGTGGTATGCCGACCAGGAACACGCCCAGCGCGTCGCCGTGGCGCTCGACGGCGAATTCCTGGCCGCCATCGGCGAACGCGCCCGACGCCATCGCTGCTTCATCAAAATCAACTGCACCGTCCGGCGCGCCGGCGACGGCGTCACCGGCACCAACATCCTCTTCGCGCCCGATGGCGAACCGATCGCCATCGGCGACAAGCAAGTGCTGATGGGCAACGAAAACAATTTCCTGACGCCGGCCCGCGCGTGCACGCCGGTCGTCCAGACGCCGATCGGCCGGCTGGGGATGTATTGCTGCATGGACGGCGTGATTCCGGAGGTCGCGCGCGGATTGGCATTGCGCGGCGCGCAAATCCTGCTCAACAGCCTGAACTCATTCGCGCTTGACGAGGCATCGTTGCACGTTCCGGTGCGCGCCGCCGAAAACAAATGCTTCGTCGTCGCCGCCAACAAAGTCGGCTGGCTGGTGCCCGAAGCGCTCGCGCCGGCGATTGCGCAGCGCATCAAGCTGCCGGCGGAGATGCTGCAAGGCGCGGGCGAATCGCAGATCGTCGCCCCGGACGGCAGCGTGTTGGCTAAGGGGCCGCGTCGCGGCGAGGCTGTCGTGATCGCTGAGGTCGATCCCGCTTGGGCCGACGACAAGCTGCGGCCCGATGGCACGCACATCTTCGCCGCGCGCCGGCCGGCGCTTTACGCGCCCATCGCCGAGCCACCCCGCCCCCGCGCGCGCCTTGCGCCGGTGCATGAGGCGCGCGTCGCCGCGTATGAACCGGCCGACGAATCGCTTGAGGCTGCTGCGCGCGCAGTCGGCGAGGCCATCGCCGCCGGCGCAACGCTGATCGTTTTGCCTGAGTTGTTCGGCCTCGCCGATGGACGAGTGGCCGATCCGGCGCAAGCGCAGGCGACCGGACAACGGGTCGTCGCGGCGATGCAATCGGCCATCGGCAGGAGCGACGCCCTGGTTGCCACAAGCGTCGCGCAAGGGGCGCGCCACCTCGGCGTGCTCATCGGACGGGACGGGATCGTCCTGACGCAGCCGCAATTGCATCCATGCCGGCGACATGCCTGGTGCACTGAACTGGGCGACGACCTACACACTTTCGACGCGCCGTTCGGTCGAATCGCGCTGGTGCTCGGGCCGGACGCAATCTACCCGGAGACCTTCCGGTTGGCGGCGCTGCAAGACGCCGAGATCGTCACCGTGCCGATGCACCCCCTCGAAGCGTGGGAGATGACGCTGGGCCTGCCGGAGCGCGCCGCGGAGAATCGGCTGAACCTGGTGGTCGCCTCGCGCCGCACCCACGCCGGCGGCAGCGCAATCTTCGCCGCCAGCCCGGACTTCACCTTGTGGACGGAATGGCAGACCCGTCCGTTTGACGGCAACATCAACGCGCCGCTCGTCACCCGCGCCGAGCGCCCCGGCCTGACGCTGGCGACCGCCTATCCGGCGGCCTGCGCCAACCGGATGATCTCCCAGAAGACAAACCTGGTCGAAGGCCGGCCGTGGCGGCTGGCCGAAGTCATCGCCCATGCCGCCGACCAACACTAGCTTCATCGTCCTCTGCGGGCGTCGTCCACATGCAGCCGAGGTAGTCCCAGAACGTCCGGCGCGCATCCGCGAGCATGCACGGCTTGAGCGCTTTGCCCTCGCCCGCGCCCCCCGGAGGCCAACGGTGCAGGCGGGGCCTGGCGCCTCCGGCGTGGCCTGACGCGCGGCGTCCGGGCGTTTCTTGAGATCTTCGCGCTGCGCCTCATCGAGCTGATCCCGGTGATCCGCGCGCGCCCGCCAAAGCCGCCCGCCTCGTTGCGCCGCGCGAAACCTTAAAATTTCTGATGCGGAAGCCCTGGTGTGATAGAACGACGTAGCATTGACTGGCCATGAACGATCTACCTTCGTCAGCGTGGTATGGCGGCATCGAAGCCGGCGGCACGAAATTTAACTGCATCATCGCCCGTGATCCTGACCACATCCTCGCCGAAGCGCGCTTTCCCACCCGCAGCCCCCGCGACACCCTGTCGCAGGTCATCGCCTTCTTCGCCAATGCGCGCGTGCCGCTGGCCGCCATCGGCATCGGCTCGTTCGGCCCGATAGACCTCGATCCCGCGTCACCGACGTTCGGCTACATCACCCGCACGCCCAAGCTGGAGTGGCAGAACACCGATTTCGTCGGCTGCATTCGGCAGGCGTTGCACGTGCCCATCGTCTTCGAGACGGATGTCAATGCCGCCGCCTACGGGGAGTACGTCTGGGGCGCTGCGCGCGGCCTGCACACCTTTGTGTACTACACCATCGGCACCGGCATCGGCGGCGGCGGCATGGTCGCCGGCCAACCGATCCACGGGCTGCTCCACCCGGAGATGGGCCACATGCGGCTGCCGCACGATTGGGCGCGCGATCCATTTGCCGGCGCTTGCCCTTTCCACGGCGACTGTCTGGAGGGCTTGGCCAGCGGACCGGCGCTCGCTCAGCGCTGGGGCGCCGACCCCAAGACCCTGCCGCCCGATCACCCTGCTTGGCCGCTCGAAGCGCACTACATCGCCCTGGCCCTCGTGAACACCATCTGCATCCTCTCCCCTCAACGCATCCTCCTCGGCGGCGGGGTCATGGAGCGCGCCTTCCTCTTCCCGCTCATCCGCGACGCGGTGCAGCAGTTGCTCAACAACTACATCGCGCACGACGCGCTGCTGAAACACATTGACGAATACATCGTCCCCCCGGCCCTGGGCGGGCGAGCGGGCGTGCTGGGCGCCGTGGCGCTCGCGCGCGACCTCGCACAGGCGCCCGCTTTGCCCTCGCCTTAAACGCTTTTTGGCAATCAACCGACTCTCAACCCAGAGCCCGAGAGCAAGGATGGCGTATTCCACCCTCATCGAGCGCGCCCGGCCGGCGCTGCTTGATAGAACAGGCCATGCATCGTTCCATCGGCGCCGTCCAGATCGCGTTCAGATCACCGCAGCCAATGCCCCTTGGCTGCGGTGGCTTGCCCCTACCCTCCCCCGGCCGGCGCCATTTTGCCTTCGGCCAAGGAGCAAACCATAGGCCGGCTCGCGACGGGCCGCGATAACATTGAGGGCAAAAAAGACGAGTCGCATGAGCCAAAAACGCACTCCCAAGCACGGCGATAACGCGCGCCCGATTGAACCTTGCGAGCATCGGGATGAAGAGAGCGCGCCAACAACCCGTGGGCCGGTGACGCCCACAACGGACGCATCGGTCGTTTGACGAGCGTTTAAGCAGGCCATGAGCACAACGGTAAAGTCCAGACAGCGCGTCATACCGAGCACGGCGAGGTGCTGACGCCCCAGCACATCGTCAACGCCATGCTCGATCTTGGTCGAGGCCGGAGACCGAGCGCATCGACTCGCGCTTCCTTGAGCCCGCCTGCGGGACGGGGAATTTCCTCATCGCCAGGTTCTGGACCGCAAACTGCGCGTGGTCGAAGCGCGCTATCGCCAAGAGCCAGACTGGAATACGAGCGCTACGCCGTCCTCGCCGTTTCGTCGCATCTATGGGATCGACATCCTCGAGCCGACAACGTCGGAGGAGTGCCGCCAGCGGTTGTTCCGGAGCGTTCGACGCGGCGATTACACCCGCCTCTTCGGGGAGATGGCAACCAAGCGCAAAGTGCCGCGAGGCGGTGCGTTATCATCCTGCGGCGCAACATCGTCCACGGCGACGCGCTGTCGTTGCAGACCGTCGCGGACCAAACGCCGCAGCCCATCCTCTTCCCCGAATGGTCGCTGGTCAACGGCAGCCTGCTCAAACGGCGCGACTTTGCCTTCCAGTGAGTTGGTCAGCCAGGGAGTCCGATGCGGGAACTGCCCCTCTTCTCCGATGCCAGGGCGAGGAGGTGTTCATCCCGGAGCCGGTCAAGGACTATCCGCCGGTGCATTTCTCTGGAGGTCGCCCATGCCTACGATGAGTAGCTCCAACCCCGACGTGCTCTCCTGCTTGGCGAACCTCTCCAGCGACGAGGTGTTCACCCCGCCGCAACTGGCCAACCGAGATGCTGGACCTGCTGCCGGCTGGAGCTGTGGAGCAATCCCTGAGGCCCGCTTTCTCGACCCCTGCTGCAAATCGGGCGTGTTCCTGCGCGAGATCGCCAAGCGGCTGGACAAGGGACTGGAGCAACACATCCCCGACCGCCAGGCGCGCATCAACCACATCATGCAGCACCAGCTCTTCGGCATCGCCATCACGGAACTGACCGCGCTTATCTCGCGTCGTTCGCTCTACTGCTCCAAGACGGCCAACGGCAAGTATTCGGTCTGCACGGCCTTTGACACACCCGAAGGCAACATCCGCTATCGGCGCACCGAGCACACCTGGAAAGAACGGGCGCTGTGTGTTCTGCGGCGCCAACGAGGAAAACTATGCCCGTGGCGAGGAACTGGAAACCCACGCCTATGAGTTCATCCACACCGAACACCCGGAGGAGATTTTTGATATGAAATTCGATGTCATCATCGGCAATCCGCCGTATCAGTTGAGTGATGCCGGATACGGGAGAAGCGCATCACCTATATATCATCATTTTGTTAAACAAGCGAAAAAACTAAACCCGCGCTTTCTGGTGATGATTATTCCTTCAAGATGGTTTGCAGGCGGCAAGGGTCTCGATGAGTTCAGGACAGAAATGCTCAACGATGACCGGATACGAAAACTCGTAGATTACGAAAACAGCGCGGATGTTTTCCCCGGTGTGGATATAGCCGGTGGAATATGCTATTTCCTTTGGGAAAGAGATTCACATGGACCTTGCGAAGTAACCAACTTCTACAACGGACAGCCTGTTGTCTCCAAGCGGCAGCTCAATGAATTCCCTGTTTTCATTCGTCATAGCCGAGCCATTCCAATAATCCGCAAGGTATTGGCTAAGAATGAGAATGGAGGAAGACGGTTGAACGAAGTTATATCGTCTAGAAAGCCTTTTGGTCTGCCTACGAATTATACTCCAAGAGAAAAAGGTATTCCCTGTTGGTTTAAGCAACGTATCGGTCTGAAATACGCTGATCC is a genomic window containing:
- a CDS encoding choline monooxygenase; the encoded protein is MAAQSFTFNPDLSRAHTIPAHWYTDPARLELEHRRIFRRTWQFAASLDQLRFPGNYVAVDVVGVPVVVVRDLQGNLRAYYNVCRHRAGVVAQGAGNRKTLQCRYHGWLYDLDGSLRAAPEFEGVQDFDKCNYGLIPIRIETWGPFAFVNMSDDGPSLLETLGDIPAETARFNFEGMRRVERRDYYVNANWKVYIDNYLEGYHVPVAHPGLYRELDYAQYRVDTFRYYSSQYAPIRPVRAEDAAGRVYTALQGDDKAFYYWVFPNFMLNIYLGMLQINIIVPLSYDRTLTIFEWYFSDPGTPETWNTLQDSMAFSDEIQREDVEICEYVWRNLLVGVYDTGRYCVKRENGVHHFHGLLYEFLNDGG
- a CDS encoding amidohydrolase — protein: MTAATRIAALQFATGEDVARNLATCLRMIDAAAAHKPHLMVLPEFCNHMAWYADQEHAQRVAVALDGEFLAAIGERARRHRCFIKINCTVRRAGDGVTGTNILFAPDGEPIAIGDKQVLMGNENNFLTPARACTPVVQTPIGRLGMYCCMDGVIPEVARGLALRGAQILLNSLNSFALDEASLHVPVRAAENKCFVVAANKVGWLVPEALAPAIAQRIKLPAEMLQGAGESQIVAPDGSVLAKGPRRGEAVVIAEVDPAWADDKLRPDGTHIFAARRPALYAPIAEPPRPRARLAPVHEARVAAYEPADESLEAAARAVGEAIAAGATLIVLPELFGLADGRVADPAQAQATGQRVVAAMQSAIGRSDALVATSVAQGARHLGVLIGRDGIVLTQPQLHPCRRHAWCTELGDDLHTFDAPFGRIALVLGPDAIYPETFRLAALQDAEIVTVPMHPLEAWEMTLGLPERAAENRLNLVVASRRTHAGGSAIFAASPDFTLWTEWQTRPFDGNINAPLVTRAERPGLTLATAYPAACANRMISQKTNLVEGRPWRLAEVIAHAADQH
- a CDS encoding fructokinase; amino-acid sequence: MNDLPSSAWYGGIEAGGTKFNCIIARDPDHILAEARFPTRSPRDTLSQVIAFFANARVPLAAIGIGSFGPIDLDPASPTFGYITRTPKLEWQNTDFVGCIRQALHVPIVFETDVNAAAYGEYVWGAARGLHTFVYYTIGTGIGGGGMVAGQPIHGLLHPEMGHMRLPHDWARDPFAGACPFHGDCLEGLASGPALAQRWGADPKTLPPDHPAWPLEAHYIALALVNTICILSPQRILLGGGVMERAFLFPLIRDAVQQLLNNYIAHDALLKHIDEYIVPPALGGRAGVLGAVALARDLAQAPALPSP
- a CDS encoding site-specific DNA-methyltransferase (adenine-specific) → MPTMSSSNPDVLSCLANLSSDEVFTPPQLANRDAGPAAGWSCGAIPEARFLDPCCKSGVFLREIAKRLDKGLEQHIPDRQARINHIMQHQLFGIAITELTALISRRSLYCSKTANGKYSVCTAFDTPEGNIRYRRTEHTWKERALCVLRRQRGKLCPWRGTGNPRL
- a CDS encoding type III restriction system endonuclease, with the protein product MKFDVIIGNPPYQLSDAGYGRSASPIYHHFVKQAKKLNPRFLVMIIPSRWFAGGKGLDEFRTEMLNDDRIRKLVDYENSADVFPGVDIAGGICYFLWERDSHGPCEVTNFYNGQPVVSKRQLNEFPVFIRHSRAIPIIRKVLAKNENGGRRLNEVISSRKPFGLPTNYTPREKGIPCWFKQRIGLKYADPKDVKDDNQILNKWKLLIPPAPIAGQTDFSKPIAFYYEANTRLAKPGECCTESWLVACASDTKKEVEAFKSYLFTKIVRFLLLQTVISQHVTRENFYFVPDLGKYEGIYTDEMLMKRWGITKEEFEFIESRIRDVGEGNGSVNNDEEPTDA